The Halorientalis sp. IM1011 genome window below encodes:
- a CDS encoding flippase activity-associated protein Agl23, which yields MATADDDSATEPAAQPSESALPTWFGVDRLLLVVAAITAFALFARFLLLGERIAHWDEGRVGWWILQYLHTGDYAYRGIIHGPFYHHVNSLLFSVFGASDFTMRAIVALLGGLTPLAALGLRHRLRDIEVVLLALFLTANPILLYYSRFMRGDPIVAFFMFGAVVAFVRLIDFRQPRYLFLGVGAFALALTAKENALIYPVTWIGALVLLLDHRLFLAREGEPAWTTILKDRLVGFVYGVWNWLHWILLAVVEFFAIIVFFYGPRDGDPGDVGLYNAIGGADLGMFVTVVDRAIVGSWKEFYGLWIGEDMQSHAYLPYLGDFAETLGYGALALCVFAVIGFVVDRYTGERPRDLVAFSFYCGFVSILGYPIVTDIQAPWATMHAVVPLAIPAAVGLALVLRWGRDAVADDDPVAMGAAAVVVIVAVSFVVGMGVYGVYLAPQAQEGENALVQYAQPGDDVRPALDSMERAVDANEGTDVLFYGDFFVDGGTNGTTDFVYDGYPRDSQLVPKSERGITLSPACADWFNSLPLPWYLNKSGAEVGCADGSPDLEAAAESEPPIVIVRAHDEDDEDNAVNEERQAREQFPEYWSATYELRTYGTETVFLIHPDYVGEVNASATPPDA from the coding sequence ATGGCAACGGCCGACGACGATTCCGCGACGGAGCCCGCCGCCCAGCCGTCCGAGTCCGCCCTCCCCACCTGGTTCGGCGTCGACCGCCTCCTGCTGGTCGTCGCCGCCATCACCGCCTTCGCGCTGTTCGCCCGCTTCCTGCTCCTCGGCGAGCGGATCGCCCACTGGGACGAGGGCCGCGTCGGCTGGTGGATCCTCCAGTACCTCCACACCGGCGACTACGCCTATCGCGGGATCATCCACGGCCCGTTCTACCACCACGTCAACAGCCTCCTGTTCAGCGTCTTCGGTGCCAGCGACTTCACGATGCGAGCGATAGTGGCACTGCTCGGCGGACTGACGCCGCTGGCAGCGCTCGGCCTCCGGCATCGCCTCCGGGATATCGAGGTCGTCTTGCTCGCGCTCTTTCTGACCGCCAATCCCATCCTGCTGTACTACTCGCGGTTCATGCGGGGCGACCCCATCGTCGCCTTCTTCATGTTCGGGGCGGTCGTCGCCTTCGTCCGGCTGATCGACTTCAGGCAACCACGATACCTGTTTCTGGGCGTCGGAGCCTTCGCGCTCGCGCTGACCGCCAAGGAGAACGCGCTGATCTACCCGGTCACCTGGATCGGGGCCCTCGTTCTGTTGCTCGATCACCGCCTGTTCCTCGCACGCGAGGGCGAACCCGCGTGGACGACTATTCTGAAGGACCGTCTCGTCGGCTTCGTCTACGGCGTCTGGAACTGGCTCCACTGGATCCTGCTGGCGGTCGTCGAGTTCTTCGCGATCATCGTGTTCTTCTACGGACCGCGGGACGGCGATCCTGGCGACGTGGGCCTGTACAACGCCATCGGGGGAGCCGACCTCGGGATGTTCGTCACCGTCGTCGACCGCGCCATCGTCGGCTCGTGGAAGGAGTTCTACGGACTGTGGATCGGCGAAGACATGCAGAGTCACGCCTACCTCCCGTATCTCGGTGACTTCGCCGAAACGCTAGGCTACGGCGCGCTCGCACTCTGTGTCTTCGCGGTGATCGGATTCGTCGTCGACCGATACACGGGCGAGCGACCGCGTGACCTCGTGGCCTTCTCGTTTTACTGTGGGTTCGTCTCGATTCTGGGGTATCCCATCGTCACTGACATCCAGGCCCCGTGGGCGACGATGCACGCCGTGGTGCCGCTGGCGATTCCCGCGGCGGTCGGACTCGCACTCGTTCTCCGGTGGGGTCGGGACGCCGTCGCCGACGACGACCCGGTCGCGATGGGCGCGGCCGCTGTCGTGGTGATCGTCGCGGTCAGCTTCGTCGTCGGCATGGGTGTCTACGGGGTGTATCTCGCCCCACAGGCCCAGGAGGGGGAGAACGCCCTGGTCCAGTACGCACAGCCGGGCGACGACGTGCGCCCCGCGCTGGACAGTATGGAGCGGGCCGTCGACGCGAACGAGGGAACCGACGTGTTGTTCTACGGGGACTTCTTCGTCGACGGGGGGACGAACGGGACGACGGACTTCGTCTACGACGGCTACCCGCGGGACTCCCAGCTGGTCCCGAAATCTGAGCGAGGGATCACCCTCTCGCCCGCGTGTGCGGACTGGTTCAACTCCCTGCCGCTCCCGTGGTATCTCAACAAATCCGGGGCGGAGGTGGGCTGTGCGGACGGCTCCCCCGACCTCGAAGCCGCTGCCGAATCCGAGCCACCGATCGTTATCGTTCGCGCCCACGACGAGGACGACGAGGACAACGCGGTCAACGAGGAGCGACAGGCCCGTGAGCAGTTCCCGGAGTACTGGAGTGCGACCTACGAACTCCGGACCTACGGGACCGAGACCGTCTTCCTCATCCACCCCGACTACGTGGGCGAGGTGAACGCGTCGGCGACGCCGCCGGACGCGTAA
- a CDS encoding pyridoxamine 5'-phosphate oxidase family protein gives MANVPDEAEDLLTGEPLVAHLATCRDSRPHAAPIWYVYRKGRFEIATTGEKLENIRQNPAVALSIQKDEDGDPQWGMTVRGTADVVTSESERINRRLNEKYGADDDAWEENTGVRIEVGSVDYWTY, from the coding sequence ATGGCCAACGTTCCCGACGAGGCCGAAGACCTGCTCACCGGCGAACCGCTCGTGGCCCACCTCGCGACCTGCCGGGACAGCCGACCCCACGCCGCGCCGATCTGGTACGTCTACCGGAAGGGGCGATTCGAGATCGCGACGACCGGCGAGAAACTCGAAAACATCCGCCAGAACCCCGCCGTCGCGCTCTCGATCCAGAAGGACGAGGACGGCGACCCGCAGTGGGGGATGACCGTCCGCGGGACGGCGGACGTCGTCACCTCCGAGAGTGAGCGGATCAACCGTCGCCTCAACGAGAAGTACGGCGCTGACGACGACGCCTGGGAGGAAAATACCGGGGTCCGGATCGAGGTGGGATCGGTCGACTACTGGACCTACTGA
- a CDS encoding Mov34/MPN/PAD-1 family protein — MRLFRSGEILGIAEQALEFALEASEDAHPNEYMGLLRGESARNVGLERDGTVITDVLVIPGTESNPVSATVKTNMVPNDMRAAGSVHSHPNGVLRPSDADLQTFNKGKVHIIVGAPYGKTDWKAFDQEGNPRDLDVIDIDLPEEEFFDFTQADIDAELRDEEFDGGFR, encoded by the coding sequence ATGCGGCTGTTCCGGTCGGGCGAAATCCTCGGGATCGCCGAACAAGCCCTGGAGTTCGCGCTGGAAGCCTCCGAGGACGCACACCCCAACGAGTACATGGGCCTCCTCAGAGGAGAGAGCGCCCGCAACGTCGGCCTCGAACGCGACGGCACCGTCATCACCGACGTGCTCGTCATCCCGGGCACCGAGTCCAACCCCGTCAGCGCCACCGTCAAGACGAACATGGTCCCCAACGACATGCGCGCAGCCGGGTCGGTCCACTCCCATCCCAACGGCGTCCTCCGCCCGAGCGACGCCGACCTCCAGACGTTCAACAAGGGGAAGGTCCACATCATCGTCGGCGCACCCTACGGCAAGACCGACTGGAAGGCCTTCGACCAGGAAGGGAACCCCAGGGATCTGGACGTGATCGACATCGACCTCCCCGAGGAGGAGTTCTTCGACTTCACGCAGGCCGACATCGACGCCGAGTTGCGCGACGAGGAGTTCGACGGGGGCTTCAGATGA
- a CDS encoding adenylyltransferase/cytidyltransferase family protein: MTTVVAQGTFDILHPGHVHYLEEAAGMGEELHVIVARRENVTHKEQPILSNRQRRDMVAALEAVDEARVGHPEDFFVPIREIDPDVIALGFDQHHDEEQLAGALADAGLDCRVERASGREEVRDDELLSTGKIIDRVCTERCD; this comes from the coding sequence ATGACGACCGTCGTCGCACAGGGGACCTTCGACATCCTCCACCCCGGCCACGTCCACTACCTCGAAGAAGCCGCCGGGATGGGCGAGGAACTCCACGTCATCGTCGCCCGCCGGGAGAACGTGACTCACAAGGAGCAACCCATCCTCTCCAATCGCCAGCGTCGGGACATGGTGGCGGCGCTGGAGGCAGTCGACGAGGCCCGCGTGGGCCACCCCGAGGACTTCTTCGTCCCGATCCGCGAGATCGACCCCGACGTGATCGCGCTTGGCTTCGACCAGCACCACGACGAGGAGCAGCTCGCGGGGGCGCTCGCCGACGCCGGCCTCGACTGCCGGGTCGAGCGCGCCTCCGGCCGGGAGGAAGTCCGCGACGACGAACTCCTCTCGACGGGGAAGATCATCGACCGGGTCTGTACGGAGCGCTGTGACTGA
- a CDS encoding 5-(carboxyamino)imidazole ribonucleotide synthase, whose translation MTLTSPGPTLGVVGGGQLGRMLGEAAAPLGVEVVVSDPTPDAPAAPVVRDQLVGDFDDRETLRALAERSDYLTFEIELADPDMLEAVSEETGVPVHPEPATLRTIQDKLVQKERLQDAGIPVPEFRQVDSTEDLHAALDDLGTPAMLKAREGGYDGRGNVLVESREDAESAMDEIAGPAMVEAFVPFERELAVMGCKTEGETDTFPVTETIHEEEILRESVSPPRATDERIEAARDVAEDVLAEMEGRGVYGIELFDTGEAILLNEIAPRPHNSGHWTIEGCHTSQFEQHVRAVTGRPLGSTERRDPTVSVNILGDGEERREARLTGEEAVFERDRAHLHWYGKREVYPLRKTGHVTLTGDDGTDDLLASARNLRDGLTFK comes from the coding sequence ATGACACTCACGTCGCCAGGACCGACCCTGGGCGTCGTCGGGGGCGGGCAACTCGGGCGGATGCTCGGCGAAGCCGCGGCGCCGCTCGGGGTCGAGGTGGTCGTCTCCGACCCGACGCCCGACGCGCCGGCCGCGCCGGTCGTCCGCGACCAGCTCGTCGGTGATTTCGACGACCGCGAGACACTGCGGGCGCTCGCGGAGCGATCCGACTACCTCACCTTCGAGATCGAACTGGCCGACCCCGACATGCTCGAAGCGGTGAGCGAGGAGACCGGCGTCCCGGTCCACCCCGAACCGGCGACGCTCCGGACGATACAGGACAAACTCGTCCAGAAGGAACGCCTGCAGGACGCGGGCATCCCGGTCCCGGAGTTCCGACAGGTCGACTCGACCGAGGACCTCCACGCAGCGCTGGACGATCTGGGAACGCCCGCGATGCTGAAAGCCCGCGAGGGCGGCTACGACGGGCGCGGCAACGTCCTCGTCGAGAGCCGGGAGGACGCCGAGTCGGCCATGGACGAGATCGCCGGCCCGGCGATGGTCGAGGCGTTCGTCCCCTTCGAGCGCGAACTGGCGGTGATGGGCTGTAAGACCGAGGGGGAGACCGATACCTTCCCCGTCACCGAGACGATCCACGAGGAAGAGATCCTACGGGAATCCGTCTCGCCGCCGAGAGCGACCGACGAGCGTATCGAGGCCGCCCGTGATGTCGCCGAAGACGTGCTGGCCGAGATGGAGGGGCGAGGGGTCTACGGCATCGAGTTGTTCGACACGGGCGAGGCGATCCTGCTGAACGAGATCGCGCCGCGCCCGCACAACTCCGGGCACTGGACCATCGAGGGCTGTCACACCTCCCAGTTCGAACAGCACGTCCGGGCGGTGACGGGTCGGCCGCTGGGATCGACCGAACGACGCGATCCCACCGTATCGGTCAACATCCTCGGCGACGGCGAGGAGCGTCGAGAGGCGCGGTTGACAGGCGAAGAAGCCGTCTTCGAGCGCGACCGTGCGCACCTCCACTGGTACGGGAAACGCGAGGTCTACCCGCTCCGGAAGACCGGCCACGTCACGCTGACCGGTGACGATGGGACCGACGACCTGCTGGCATCGGCACGAAACCTGCGCGACGGACTCACTTTCAAATGA
- a CDS encoding NADH-quinone oxidoreductase subunit B yields MSSQDKLTDTVGADTQSTQEARMGEGADNRFNSPLRKALGSSPFILTKFDKFMNWVRGSSMFMLQFGIACCSIEMMHTYSVKHDLDRFGAGVPRASPRQADVIIVPGTIVSKFAPRMKRVYDQMPEPKFVVGMGSCTISGGPFQEGYNVIKGAEEVIPVDIHVPGCPPRPEALIYGIAKLQERVANGESAPVTVKPYELEQFGDLERDELVEKLADQIDTDDLVMRYNWVDSP; encoded by the coding sequence ATGAGTAGCCAAGACAAACTGACGGACACGGTCGGTGCCGACACCCAGTCGACACAGGAAGCCCGGATGGGCGAGGGAGCCGACAACCGGTTCAACTCCCCGCTCCGGAAGGCGCTGGGCTCGTCCCCGTTCATCCTCACCAAGTTCGACAAGTTCATGAACTGGGTGCGGGGCTCGTCGATGTTCATGCTGCAGTTCGGGATCGCCTGCTGCAGCATCGAGATGATGCACACGTACTCGGTCAAACACGACCTCGACCGGTTCGGGGCCGGGGTCCCGCGGGCCTCGCCGCGACAGGCCGACGTGATCATCGTCCCCGGGACCATCGTCTCGAAGTTCGCCCCGCGGATGAAACGGGTGTACGACCAGATGCCCGAACCCAAGTTCGTCGTCGGCATGGGTTCGTGTACCATCTCCGGCGGTCCGTTCCAGGAGGGGTACAACGTCATCAAAGGGGCCGAGGAGGTCATCCCGGTCGACATCCACGTGCCGGGCTGTCCGCCCCGTCCCGAGGCGCTCATCTACGGCATCGCCAAGCTTCAGGAGCGAGTCGCCAACGGCGAGTCCGCGCCCGTGACGGTCAAGCCGTACGAACTCGAACAGTTCGGTGACCTCGAACGGGACGAACTCGTCGAGAAACTCGCCGACCAGATCGACACGGACGACCTCGTGATGCGGTACAACTGGGTGGATTCGCCATGA
- a CDS encoding pyridoxal phosphate-dependent aminotransferase: MTMDFASRVQRVEPSATLAISNLAAELEADGVDVVDLSVGEPDFDTPQNVKDAGEQALEAGHTGYTSSNGIPELKGAIADKLAADGLDHDTDEIIVTPGGKQALFEIFMSLIDDGDEVCLLDPAWVSYEAMVKMAGGSLSRVDLSPHDFQLEPALDALGDAVSDDTELLVVNSPSNPTGAVYSDTALEGVRDLAVEHDITVISDEIYKEITYGVEPTSLGTLDGMADRTITVNGFSKAYAMTGWRLGYFAGPEELISQAGKLHSHSVSCAVNFVQHAGVEALENTDEAVVEMRDAFEERRDMLADLFADHGVDVPVGDGAFYMMLPVDDDDQSWCEGAIEDAHVATVPGSAFGTPGYARLSYAASKERLQEGVERLAENGYI, translated from the coding sequence ATGACTATGGACTTCGCATCCCGCGTACAACGAGTGGAACCGAGCGCGACCCTCGCGATCAGCAACCTCGCCGCCGAACTCGAAGCCGACGGCGTCGACGTCGTCGACCTCTCGGTCGGCGAACCCGACTTCGACACCCCACAGAACGTCAAAGACGCCGGCGAGCAAGCACTGGAAGCCGGCCACACCGGCTACACGTCCTCGAACGGCATCCCCGAACTGAAAGGGGCCATCGCCGACAAACTCGCCGCCGACGGCCTCGATCACGACACCGACGAGATCATCGTCACTCCCGGCGGCAAGCAGGCTCTGTTCGAGATCTTCATGAGCCTGATCGACGACGGGGACGAGGTCTGCCTGCTCGACCCGGCGTGGGTCTCCTACGAGGCGATGGTCAAGATGGCCGGCGGCTCGCTCTCGCGGGTCGACCTCTCGCCCCACGACTTCCAGCTCGAACCCGCACTGGACGCCCTCGGCGACGCCGTCTCCGACGACACCGAACTGCTGGTCGTCAACTCCCCGTCGAACCCGACCGGCGCGGTCTACTCCGACACCGCCCTCGAAGGGGTCCGGGATCTGGCTGTCGAACACGACATCACGGTGATCTCGGACGAGATCTACAAGGAGATCACCTACGGCGTCGAGCCGACGAGTCTCGGTACCCTCGACGGCATGGCCGACCGGACGATCACGGTCAACGGCTTCTCGAAGGCCTACGCCATGACCGGCTGGCGGCTCGGCTACTTCGCCGGTCCCGAGGAACTGATCTCCCAGGCCGGCAAACTCCACAGCCACTCGGTCTCATGTGCCGTGAACTTCGTCCAGCACGCGGGCGTCGAGGCCCTGGAGAACACCGACGAGGCCGTCGTGGAGATGCGCGACGCCTTCGAGGAACGGCGGGACATGCTCGCCGACCTGTTCGCCGACCACGGCGTCGACGTGCCCGTCGGCGACGGCGCGTTCTACATGATGCTGCCCGTGGACGACGACGATCAATCGTGGTGTGAGGGAGCTATCGAGGACGCCCACGTCGCGACGGTGCCCGGGAGCGCGTTCGGCACCCCCGGCTACGCGCGGCTCTCCTACGCCGCGAGCAAGGAGCGCCTGCAGGAAGGCGTCGAGCGACTGGCCGAGAACGGCTACATCTAA
- a CDS encoding AIR carboxylase family protein, whose amino-acid sequence MSENVQSLIEELREEAERDRPTEDTPEIGIVMGSDSDLDVMAGSESGRPGAYDCLTEELGFAEQTSFDDPPEARFTFETFVVSAHRTPELMYAYAETAEQRGLDVIIAGAGGKSADLPNMTASIAYPLPVIGVPVQEKSVDSVIGMPQGAPLTAVDAGKSFNAALSAVQYLARQHEALRDRLVDYHEGLQDGVGDVSRDLHELGTPGFRDRDE is encoded by the coding sequence ATGAGCGAGAACGTTCAATCACTGATCGAGGAGCTACGCGAGGAGGCAGAGCGCGACAGACCGACCGAAGACACGCCCGAGATCGGGATCGTCATGGGTTCGGATTCGGACCTGGACGTGATGGCCGGGTCGGAGTCTGGCCGGCCGGGAGCCTACGACTGCCTGACCGAGGAGCTGGGTTTTGCCGAACAGACCAGTTTCGACGACCCGCCCGAGGCGCGGTTCACGTTCGAGACCTTCGTCGTCTCGGCCCACCGGACGCCGGAACTGATGTACGCGTACGCGGAGACGGCCGAGCAGCGCGGGCTGGACGTCATCATCGCCGGCGCGGGCGGAAAGTCGGCGGACCTGCCGAACATGACAGCCTCCATCGCCTACCCACTGCCGGTGATCGGCGTCCCGGTCCAGGAGAAGTCGGTCGACTCGGTGATCGGGATGCCACAGGGCGCGCCGCTGACCGCCGTCGACGCCGGGAAGTCGTTCAACGCCGCGCTGTCCGCAGTCCAGTACCTCGCGCGCCAGCACGAGGCACTGCGCGACCGGCTGGTCGATTACCACGAGGGGCTCCAGGACGGCGTAGGTGACGTATCACGGGACCTCCACGAACTCGGAACGCCCGGATTCAGGGACCGGGACGAGTGA
- a CDS encoding NADH-quinone oxidoreductase subunit A: MGNPWIAIGALALVGLLIPVGMMAVSKLLRPSVPEQGKRSTYESGEIPTGDTRIQFNIQYYMVALLFLIFDIETVLIFPWTVIYRSAVESVGVTRVLAPMLVFIGILVVGLGWAWRNGAVKWVRSPRAETRKDAR, from the coding sequence ATGGGCAATCCATGGATAGCCATCGGGGCGCTGGCGCTGGTCGGTCTTCTCATCCCAGTCGGGATGATGGCGGTATCGAAACTTCTCCGGCCTAGCGTGCCCGAACAGGGAAAACGCTCCACCTACGAGAGCGGTGAGATTCCGACCGGTGACACCCGGATTCAGTTCAACATCCAGTACTACATGGTCGCGCTGCTGTTCCTGATCTTCGACATCGAGACCGTCCTGATCTTCCCGTGGACGGTCATCTACCGCAGCGCGGTAGAGAGCGTCGGGGTCACGAGAGTTCTCGCTCCCATGCTGGTGTTCATCGGAATTCTCGTCGTCGGTCTCGGGTGGGCGTGGCGCAACGGCGCAGTCAAGTGGGTCCGCTCGCCGCGGGCCGAGACGCGGAAAGATGCCAGATAA
- a CDS encoding DHH family phosphoesterase — protein sequence MSPSTPDDGAEVSADGVPTVYDLADGCSLDDVDRGAYYHATVNGVVAYGVFVDVTDGLSGLVHESNLLGTYEVGDELLVELSEVREDGDVSFEEVELADYETERVDAGESVPVADLEDVVGSTVTLEGEVVQIKQTGGPTIFHVRDESGVVPCAAFEEAGVRAYPEIELADVVRITGRAEMREAAIQIEVEDLERYEGDAADAARDRLDGALAEYAEPNDIEPLVEWEAFEKLRPDLEQVAQRLREAVLEGRPIRMRHHADGDGLCASVPLQLALERFIAEHHHDPDAPRHLLKRLPSKAPFYEMEDVTRDLNFALENRKRHGQKLPLLLMLDNGSTEEDTPAYRNLAHYDVPIVVVDHHHPDPDAVGPLVDEHVNPYLHDEDYRITTGMMSVELARMIDPSLTEELGHVPAVAGLADRSQAEAMDDYLDLAAEKGYTEADLRDVGEALDYATFWLKYNDGRELINDALNVACDDRERHEELVEFLASRAERDVDEQLDAAMSHVEHERLDNDAHLYRIDVENYAHRFTYPAPGKTTGEIHDRKVEETGDPVITIGYGPDFAVLRSDGVRLDIPEMVEELVDEIDGGGVSGGGHLVVGSIKFVEGMREEVISALVEKMADAELDEDLAATLPDE from the coding sequence ATGTCTCCATCCACTCCCGATGACGGGGCGGAGGTCTCCGCCGACGGGGTTCCTACGGTTTACGACCTCGCTGACGGCTGTTCGCTCGACGACGTCGATCGCGGCGCGTACTACCACGCGACGGTCAACGGCGTCGTGGCCTACGGCGTGTTCGTCGACGTTACCGACGGCCTCTCCGGCCTCGTCCACGAATCGAATCTGCTGGGCACCTACGAAGTCGGCGACGAGTTGCTCGTCGAACTCTCCGAGGTCCGCGAGGACGGCGACGTGAGCTTCGAGGAGGTCGAACTCGCCGACTACGAGACCGAACGCGTCGACGCCGGCGAATCGGTCCCCGTCGCCGACCTCGAAGACGTCGTCGGGTCGACCGTCACCCTCGAAGGTGAAGTCGTCCAGATCAAACAGACCGGTGGGCCGACCATCTTCCACGTCCGCGACGAGTCCGGCGTCGTCCCCTGTGCGGCCTTCGAGGAGGCCGGCGTCAGGGCCTACCCCGAGATCGAACTCGCCGACGTGGTCCGGATCACCGGCCGCGCCGAGATGCGCGAGGCGGCCATCCAGATCGAGGTCGAGGATCTCGAGCGATACGAGGGCGACGCCGCCGACGCGGCCCGGGACCGCCTCGACGGCGCGCTCGCGGAGTATGCCGAACCGAACGATATCGAACCGCTCGTCGAGTGGGAAGCCTTCGAGAAGCTCCGGCCCGATCTGGAGCAGGTCGCCCAGCGGCTCCGTGAGGCCGTACTCGAGGGCCGACCGATCCGGATGCGTCACCACGCCGACGGTGACGGTCTCTGTGCGTCGGTGCCGCTCCAGCTGGCACTGGAACGATTCATCGCCGAGCATCACCACGACCCTGACGCACCGCGACACCTGCTCAAGCGCCTCCCCAGCAAGGCTCCCTTCTACGAGATGGAAGACGTAACGCGGGACCTCAACTTCGCGCTGGAGAACCGCAAGCGCCACGGACAGAAGCTCCCGCTCCTCCTGATGCTGGACAACGGGTCGACAGAGGAGGACACGCCGGCCTACCGGAATCTCGCTCACTACGACGTACCGATCGTCGTCGTCGACCACCACCACCCCGACCCCGACGCTGTCGGACCGCTGGTCGACGAACACGTCAATCCCTACCTCCACGACGAGGACTACCGGATCACGACCGGGATGATGTCGGTCGAACTCGCGCGCATGATCGACCCGTCCCTCACGGAGGAACTCGGTCACGTCCCCGCGGTTGCGGGGCTCGCCGACCGATCGCAGGCCGAAGCGATGGACGACTACCTCGACCTCGCTGCCGAGAAGGGCTACACCGAGGCCGACCTCCGGGACGTGGGCGAGGCGCTGGACTACGCCACCTTCTGGCTGAAGTACAACGACGGGCGCGAACTCATCAACGACGCCCTCAACGTCGCCTGTGACGACCGGGAGCGTCACGAGGAACTGGTCGAGTTCCTGGCATCGCGGGCCGAGCGTGACGTGGACGAACAGCTCGACGCCGCGATGAGCCACGTCGAACACGAGCGCCTGGACAACGACGCCCATCTCTACCGGATCGACGTGGAGAACTACGCCCATCGCTTCACCTACCCCGCGCCGGGGAAGACGACGGGCGAGATTCACGACCGGAAAGTCGAGGAGACCGGTGACCCGGTCATCACGATCGGCTACGGACCGGACTTCGCCGTCCTCCGATCGGACGGCGTTCGGCTGGACATTCCGGAGATGGTCGAGGAACTCGTCGACGAGATCGACGGCGGTGGCGTCTCCGGCGGCGGCCATCTCGTCGTCGGGTCGATCAAGTTCGTCGAGGGGATGCGCGAGGAGGTCATCTCGGCGCTGGTCGAGAAGATGGCCGACGCGGAACTCGACGAGGATCTCGCCGCGACGCTGCCCGACGAGTAA
- the ribH gene encoding 6,7-dimethyl-8-ribityllumazine synthase — protein MVRLGLVVAEFNRDVTEEMEAAAKARADELGVEIVETVHVPGAYDSPLAADRLARRDDVDAVAVVGAIKSGDTDHDQVIGNAMAQGLTDVSLDRDTPVTLGVTGPGMSMDEARARTDYGAAALDGAVDLVEEL, from the coding sequence ATGGTACGGCTCGGACTGGTGGTCGCGGAGTTCAACCGCGACGTCACCGAGGAGATGGAGGCGGCCGCGAAGGCGCGCGCCGACGAGTTGGGCGTGGAGATCGTCGAGACAGTCCACGTTCCCGGCGCGTACGACTCGCCGCTGGCCGCCGACCGGCTGGCACGCCGGGACGACGTGGACGCGGTGGCCGTCGTCGGCGCGATCAAGTCCGGCGACACCGACCACGACCAGGTGATCGGCAACGCCATGGCCCAGGGGCTGACCGACGTGAGTCTCGATCGGGACACGCCCGTGACGCTCGGCGTCACCGGCCCCGGCATGAGCATGGACGAAGCCCGCGCCCGCACCGACTACGGTGCCGCCGCACTGGACGGAGCCGTCGACCTCGTGGAGGAACTATGA